One genomic region from Sporichthyaceae bacterium encodes:
- a CDS encoding alpha-1,4-glucan--maltose-1-phosphate maltosyltransferase: MNGRIPISDVHPSVDCATRPAKAVVDEEFEVRATVFREGHDAVCADVVVRDPRGKVTDVVPMRELAPGTDRWGARISAARTGRWTFTVQAWGDPIATWIHDATIKIRAGIDVEMMFETGARLLTRAAEDVPLGDSRALLLDTVHALRDKERPIEARLAPALSPETAAVLAEYPLRELVTAAKRQPLLVERREALFSSWYEFFPRSEGAQLDPPRSGTFADAAARLPGIAAMGFDVVYLPPIHPIGNAFRKGPNNTLTPGPDDPGSPWAIGSEDGGHDAIHPDLGTIADFDVFVATAKDLGLEVALDFALQASPDHPWVKKHPEWFTTRVDGSIAYAENPPKKYQDIYPLNFDNDYPGLLAECQRVLRYWMDHGVRIFRVDNPHTKPVAFWEELLGEINTTDPDVLFLAEAFTRPAMMHELAKVGFQQSYTYFTWRTGATELREYAEELSQQTAHFMRPNFFVNTPDILHAYLQNGGPAAFKIRAVLAAMLSPAWGVYSGYELFERLAVRPGSEEYLDSEKYEYRPRDWNSPNTLAPYLTLLNRLRREHPALQQLRDLTFHEIDNPLMLAWSKTATRSDGRRDSVITVVNVDPFAAQQATLNLDMPALGLGWDDRFVVADAFTGSSWVWGRANYVRLDPFTEPAHVLTVHPPGDDRG; encoded by the coding sequence ATGAACGGACGCATCCCCATCAGCGATGTGCACCCCTCCGTCGACTGCGCCACCCGCCCGGCGAAAGCCGTGGTCGACGAGGAGTTCGAGGTACGCGCGACGGTCTTCCGCGAGGGCCACGACGCGGTCTGTGCCGACGTCGTCGTGCGCGACCCGCGCGGCAAGGTCACCGACGTCGTGCCGATGCGCGAACTCGCGCCCGGCACCGACCGCTGGGGAGCTCGCATCAGTGCCGCTCGCACCGGGCGGTGGACGTTCACCGTCCAGGCGTGGGGCGACCCGATCGCGACCTGGATCCACGACGCGACGATCAAGATCCGGGCCGGCATCGACGTCGAGATGATGTTCGAGACCGGGGCACGCCTGCTCACCCGTGCCGCCGAGGACGTCCCCCTCGGCGACTCGCGCGCACTGCTGCTCGACACCGTGCACGCGCTGCGCGACAAGGAGCGCCCGATCGAGGCCCGGCTGGCACCGGCCCTGTCGCCGGAGACCGCCGCGGTGCTGGCCGAGTACCCGCTGCGCGAACTGGTCACCGCAGCCAAGCGCCAGCCGTTGCTGGTCGAGAGACGCGAGGCGCTGTTCTCGTCCTGGTACGAGTTCTTCCCGCGCAGCGAGGGCGCCCAGCTCGACCCGCCGCGCTCCGGCACCTTCGCCGACGCCGCCGCGCGGCTGCCCGGCATCGCCGCGATGGGCTTCGATGTCGTCTACCTACCGCCGATCCACCCGATCGGGAACGCGTTCCGCAAAGGCCCCAACAACACGTTGACCCCCGGACCGGACGACCCCGGTTCGCCGTGGGCCATCGGCTCGGAGGACGGCGGCCACGACGCGATCCACCCGGACCTGGGCACGATCGCTGACTTCGACGTATTCGTGGCCACGGCCAAGGACCTCGGGCTCGAGGTTGCGCTGGACTTCGCGCTGCAGGCCTCGCCGGACCACCCGTGGGTCAAGAAGCACCCGGAGTGGTTCACCACCCGAGTCGACGGATCGATCGCCTACGCGGAGAACCCGCCGAAGAAGTATCAGGACATCTACCCGCTGAACTTCGACAACGACTACCCGGGCCTGCTTGCCGAGTGCCAACGGGTGCTGCGGTACTGGATGGACCACGGGGTGCGGATCTTCCGCGTCGACAACCCGCACACCAAACCGGTGGCCTTCTGGGAGGAACTGCTCGGCGAGATCAACACGACCGACCCGGACGTGCTGTTCCTGGCCGAGGCGTTCACCCGGCCGGCGATGATGCATGAGCTCGCCAAGGTCGGTTTCCAGCAGTCCTACACGTATTTCACCTGGCGCACCGGTGCGACCGAACTGCGGGAGTACGCCGAGGAACTCTCCCAGCAGACCGCGCACTTCATGCGGCCGAACTTCTTCGTCAACACCCCGGACATCCTCCACGCGTACCTGCAGAACGGCGGCCCGGCCGCGTTCAAGATCCGGGCCGTGCTCGCCGCGATGCTCTCTCCCGCCTGGGGTGTGTACTCCGGCTACGAACTGTTCGAGCGGCTCGCGGTGCGACCGGGCAGCGAGGAGTACCTCGACTCGGAGAAGTACGAGTACCGCCCACGCGACTGGAACTCACCGAACACCCTTGCCCCGTACCTGACGCTGCTCAACCGGTTGCGGCGCGAACACCCGGCCCTGCAGCAGTTGCGCGACCTGACCTTCCACGAGATCGACAACCCGCTGATGCTGGCGTGGTCGAAGACCGCGACGAGGTCCGACGGCCGCCGCGACAGCGTGATCACGGTGGTGAACGTCGACCCGTTCGCCGCGCAGCAAGCAACTCTGAACCTGGACATGCCGGCACTCGGTCTCGGCTGGGACGACCGGTTCGTGGTGGCCGACGCCTTCACCGGATCCAGCTGGGTCTGGGGGCGGGCGAACTACGTCCGGCTCGATCCGTTCACCGAACCCGCACACGTGCTGACCGTCCACCCGCCAGGCGATGACCGAGGATGA
- the glgB gene encoding 1,4-alpha-glucan branching protein GlgB: protein MTDTRSERSTASGPPTAQPLEAAEAQRLLSGAHHDPHTLLGGHPYNGAVTVRVLKPHATAVTVLADGHRFEATTTGDGLFTAVVPGPTVPDYRLEVTYDGPAHIVDDPYRFWPTLGEVDIHLIGEGRHEQLWDVLGAHVRRYDTPGGQITGVSFAVWAPNARAVRVVSDFNYWDGAGHPMRSLGSSGVWELFVPDIGPGTRYKFELLGPDGQWRQKADPFAFATEKPPATASVVHESHYDWGDPQWMTDRVKHHDVNSPMSIYEVHLGSWHKDLTYRQMADQLVGYVRDLEFTHVEFLPPAEHPFGGSWGYQVSSYFAPTSRFGDPDDFRMLVDRLHQAGIGVIIDWVPAHFPRDDWALADFDGTDLYEHPDPRRGTQPDWGTLVFNFGRTEVRNFLVANACYWLEEFHVDGLRVDAVASMLYLDYSREDGEWEPNIYGGRENLEAVTFLQEMNATVYKRVPGAFTVAEESTAWPGVTRPTHLGGLGFGFKWNMGWMHDSLAYVSHDPVYRTYHHNEMTFSLMYAWSENFVLPLSHDEVVHGKGSLFGKMPGDRWQKLANLRAYLAFMWAHPGKKLLFMGAELGQESEWSEAGGLDWWLLQFADHAGMQHLVRDLNRNYRETRALWELDGTPDGFSWIDANDSAGNVFSFVRRSGDGSALACISNFANMPHSSYRVGLPMVGRWTEAVNTDAIEYTGSGVGNLGGLDAIEEPWHGLPASAEMTLPPLATVWLRHPGIGR from the coding sequence GTGACAGACACCCGCAGCGAACGCTCCACGGCCTCGGGGCCGCCGACCGCCCAGCCGCTCGAGGCGGCCGAGGCGCAGCGACTGCTCTCCGGGGCCCACCACGACCCGCACACGCTGCTGGGCGGGCATCCGTACAACGGCGCGGTGACCGTGCGGGTGCTGAAACCGCACGCCACCGCGGTGACCGTGCTTGCCGACGGTCACCGGTTCGAGGCCACCACGACAGGCGACGGTCTGTTCACCGCCGTCGTACCCGGGCCGACCGTCCCGGACTACCGCCTCGAGGTCACCTACGACGGCCCGGCGCACATCGTCGACGACCCTTACCGCTTCTGGCCGACCCTGGGCGAGGTGGACATCCACCTGATCGGGGAAGGTCGCCACGAGCAGTTGTGGGACGTGCTCGGCGCCCACGTGCGCCGCTACGACACCCCCGGCGGGCAGATCACCGGCGTCTCGTTCGCGGTGTGGGCGCCGAACGCCCGCGCCGTGCGCGTGGTCTCCGACTTCAACTACTGGGACGGCGCCGGACATCCGATGCGTTCGCTGGGTTCCAGCGGGGTGTGGGAACTTTTCGTGCCCGACATCGGACCGGGGACCCGCTACAAGTTCGAGCTGCTCGGCCCGGACGGCCAGTGGCGGCAGAAGGCCGACCCGTTCGCATTCGCGACCGAGAAGCCGCCGGCCACCGCCTCCGTGGTCCACGAGTCGCATTACGACTGGGGCGACCCGCAGTGGATGACCGACCGCGTCAAGCACCACGACGTGAACTCCCCCATGTCCATCTACGAGGTGCACCTGGGCTCGTGGCACAAGGATCTTACTTACCGTCAGATGGCTGACCAGTTGGTCGGCTACGTCCGCGACCTCGAGTTCACCCACGTCGAGTTCTTGCCGCCCGCGGAGCACCCCTTCGGTGGCTCGTGGGGCTACCAGGTGTCCTCGTACTTCGCGCCCACCTCTCGCTTCGGCGACCCGGACGACTTCCGGATGCTCGTCGATCGCCTGCACCAGGCCGGGATCGGCGTGATCATCGACTGGGTGCCCGCGCACTTCCCCCGCGACGACTGGGCGCTGGCCGACTTCGACGGCACCGATCTCTACGAGCATCCGGACCCGCGCCGCGGCACCCAGCCCGACTGGGGCACGTTGGTGTTCAACTTCGGCCGCACCGAGGTCCGCAACTTCCTGGTGGCCAACGCCTGCTACTGGCTGGAGGAGTTCCACGTCGACGGCCTGCGGGTCGACGCCGTCGCCTCGATGCTCTACCTGGACTACTCGCGCGAGGACGGCGAGTGGGAACCCAACATCTACGGCGGACGCGAGAACCTCGAGGCCGTCACGTTCCTGCAGGAGATGAACGCCACCGTCTACAAGCGGGTGCCGGGCGCATTCACCGTCGCCGAGGAGTCGACGGCCTGGCCGGGCGTCACCCGCCCGACCCACCTGGGCGGCCTGGGCTTCGGCTTCAAGTGGAACATGGGCTGGATGCACGACTCGCTGGCGTACGTCAGCCACGACCCGGTCTACCGCACCTACCACCACAACGAGATGACGTTCTCGTTGATGTACGCCTGGTCGGAGAACTTCGTCCTGCCGCTCTCGCACGACGAGGTCGTCCACGGCAAGGGCTCCCTGTTCGGGAAGATGCCCGGCGACCGCTGGCAGAAGCTGGCGAACCTGCGCGCCTACCTGGCCTTCATGTGGGCGCACCCGGGCAAGAAGTTGTTGTTCATGGGCGCCGAACTCGGCCAGGAGAGCGAGTGGTCCGAGGCCGGCGGGCTGGACTGGTGGCTGCTCCAGTTCGCCGACCACGCCGGCATGCAGCACCTGGTCCGCGACCTGAACCGCAACTACCGCGAGACCCGTGCACTGTGGGAGCTCGACGGCACACCCGACGGGTTCTCCTGGATCGACGCGAACGACTCGGCCGGCAACGTGTTCTCGTTCGTGCGGCGCTCGGGCGACGGTTCGGCGTTGGCGTGCATCTCGAACTTCGCCAACATGCCGCACTCCTCCTACCGGGTGGGCCTGCCGATGGTCGGCCGCTGGACCGAGGCGGTCAACACCGACGCGATCGAGTACACCGGCAGCGGTGTCGGCAACCTCGGTGGCCTCGACGCGATCGAGGAGCCGTGGCACGGACTGCCCGCCTCGGCGGAGATGACCCTGCCGCCGTTGGCCACCGTCTGGCTGCGCCACCCCGGCATCGGCCGCTGA